The following proteins are co-located in the Myxocyprinus asiaticus isolate MX2 ecotype Aquarium Trade chromosome 44, UBuf_Myxa_2, whole genome shotgun sequence genome:
- the LOC127434776 gene encoding palmitoyl-protein thioesterase ABHD10, mitochondrial-like — MYTASMDFLREAENQCILQNPVLITCPVRLIHDLKDEDVPWHISMQVAERVLSPDVDIIVRCHGEHHMAEKDDIKLIVHTIDDLIDKLTTMV; from the coding sequence CCTGCGTGAGGCGGAGAACCAATGCATCCTGCAGAACCCCGTCCTTATCACCTGCCCTGTTCGTCTCATTCATGATCTAAAAGATGAGGACGTGCCCTGGCACATCTCCATGCAAGTTGCAGAGCGTGTTCTAAGCCCCGACGTAGACATCATTGTACGCTGCCATGGTGAGCACCACATGGCTGAGAAAGATGACATCAAACTTATTGTCCACACCATCGATGACCTCATAGACAAGCTTACCACTATGGTGTGA